From the genome of Polypterus senegalus isolate Bchr_013 chromosome 8, ASM1683550v1, whole genome shotgun sequence:
acttgtgtctctgcctgtctgtgccagaTTAGAGTAGCTGTACTGGCCCCGGTGGTCCATAAgcctcctgctcgctttgctcacccaccccccTTACCCCCCCAGGGCATGCTTTGTGCCTCTCATTgtaaaggggggtgggggggtgcaAACACaccaagctgcatgttctgcttgtggcAATGTGCGTTGATCATATCAACAGCagatgtacagcagctgtcctcacTTTGCTCACTCACCACCCTCCCATGCGCTATGCACCAAACACtacacgtctctgccgctcatgttgtgaattTGGGGTGATTTGGGTGGTTTGGaggaatgcatgctaaggagatgcggatggatcagctgctggcttgctgctgctgagctGCATATTCTGCTTGTCGCGCCGTGCATTGATCACTTAaaggcctgtacagcagctgtccttttgtctcactgctttgtctcgcgggacgtcaaagtgtctctccaagatgatcacatcttgacccaagatttttatttatatatagatagatatatataactGAATAGTTTCTTGGAGCCTGGACtgtttacagcatgggcttacatggctagtgtatatataaatataaatacacacagttgTAAATGTTAGTATGTCCAGCTATCCTAACACACACATTAATTTAGAAGGTTGAAAACTGTATATCCCACTGACACATGGGCAAGTCTAAATTGGGCATCTGAATTGCCTTTAACTCATAAAATTAATAAGGAAAAGATAAAGATAGTCGGAGAAAAGTGAGAGAAAGAGGGACGCAAAGGAAAGACAAGTTAATATAAAAGTTGAAGattagagagagagacacagcgaGAGTAACAAGGACATGGAGCAGCAGCGATCTGAAACTGTGAACAGTGAGGACAAACTAGGAAGGAACCACAGTCCCTGACTGCTTTACTTTGTGGatgaagaaatatattttagaagGTTTCAAAAATGTTACACACACCTCCTTACCGTGACtggcactttaatttcattttctatgattttttttctgttttctgtttttctagaattaaTTCCCGCTGTTGTCTTGTGTCTATCATATTTATATGGTTCTTTGACATGTGGTTTAGCACTATTAgtactttcattttcattatagtACACGTTAATGCAATCAAATTTCCTTTACATGTAGACTTAACGCATCTGGTGCCATGTTGGCCTTAGTCAGAATTTTGGGAGCAAAAATATCCAAACGACATTCAGTGAAATCTGAATCAATGAAGCCCACAGTGTTTACTCACTCCAGTTTCTTCAATTTACAGTTGTGGTTCCTAAGCTCCTTACACAAGAGATGCACTCCTGAGTCCTGCAGCTTATTGAGTCCCAGCTCCAGCTCAGTGAGCAGTAAATGATCAGCAAAGAcagctgaggagagagctgagcagtaACCCGAAGTGAGACTGCAGTTCCTTAGCCTGAGTAAATAAGGAGAGGGAAATGAGTGACATGGTGAGCcaggcacacacaaacactcacactcactcttTACTCACCCCAGTTTCTCTAATTTACAGTTTCTGCTcttcagcccctcacacagcagACTCACTCCTGAATTCCCCAGATTATTGTTTCTCAGCTCCATCTCAGTCAGATGTGAGGCTTCAGCAGACAGAGCCAAGGCAAGAGCCAAACAGCAGTCTGGGGTGAGATGACATAAGCGTAAGCTGTGGAGAAGAGGAGAGAAGAGGGAAGGTGAACAGCTGGTGTGTGTCAAACAGTCAGAGGGGCTCCTCCTGGTTAACCATCACTGCTTAAAATAAGTCTTATTTATAGAAAAAGAAACCTGAACCATGATTGGCACCGTTTCAAACCTGCCTCAGTAAAGCCACTAGATCTTGTAAACCGGTCCTACATACTAATGTAAGGAATTAGGTTTCCAGGAGGAGCTTCtgtaataagtttatatgtttaatatgtcactgtgctctgtacaataaaaaaatattttataaatctgcttcttctcacatgtacagctaacacaaggccagatttagcacacaggggctcatcatttagaactgctaggcaagcattagaagacaagaaagggacaactgcaaaaatgggcattgtactgtttctgtgtgtcagagtcagcatgacattgggtCATCACTTTGCCTTGTTTAGAAatgcatgatttacctaagtgagggcctgcacatggagaaagggtataaagccttggcacattgcctggcacacctttgaaactgatggatggatgggtgatacCGTCATCCGattctgaaaatccttccagcgcagcaacgaaaatggcagactctacacatggGTTGTCATTGGCTTCATCGTCTGTAATGCtgcgtaaatcatcattaaagttattttcttactgccgtatcactaagggaggggtatcgcctttttacaatatatctattcaggttcaggttacttaaaacgccgcaattaaaaagaacttattccaaccagggagctagcgccccctgctggatagagcTTAATTTTCCAAATTCTCTAAAATGAGTTTTAGTTCTTCATTACAGCGCTTCAGCAATAAGACTCAGAGCTAAAGGTGTTGTCCTTTCTTTTGGAATCTTATAGAAAATAAAGAGTTTTTTCTTCAAGACAAATAGATAGTcacgtgaaaaagtaagtacaccccatgaaatgttgtttttcttttgtaacatATATGATTCTCATCTCTAGGTAAAGATGACGCTATTCACCAAACATCATGCcgcatttacagtacattttgtagtccattgtaataatttaaataaatataaatgcaaatttcacttGTGGAAGATGTAAGTCCACCCCTACATTTCTCACTGGATGCAGTGCTGTAAGAGCGGTGAAGGGAGTGCGTTATTCTCAACTTACCAGAATCTGGCATCAGTTCTTCTTGGCTCTTGAGTGACCTCGGTAGCGTAGCAGAGGAGTCCTCAGTGTGCGGAAAGGCACACagagatggtcaccccagtttgtggactatttgccaattttttttttgacaacaaAATGGTGGACATACGATCCTGAGCTACCCAAGAACACTTCTCTTCCCTTCTACACTTCTCCTCAGTAATTGCTCCTCCTTCTGCTTTGAATAAATcaatatactttattaaaactgCCTAATGTGAACTACTGCTTACAATATCATTGTTTCCATTATgtgttgtcacaagaatgacaaatagacatcgtaaaggtttggggcagctgccCGTATAACGTGCCATGGCTGCATAAAAGGTATTTAAAGATAATGAGATGGTCACAAGACTGAGTCTAAACCAGAACTGCAGTATTGAatcaagatggtggctttaaaggccaatgtaggaagtgatgtcataggagACAGAAgcggaagtgacaccatcagaGGCGGGGCCATAAGTGGCATTTTCGGGGGCGGGGCCGGAAGGAACGTCATCAGTAGCACCTGAACTAGAAGCGATGTCATTGGGCCCggaagcggaagtgacatcatttaaGGTGGGACCATAAAATGCCTTCATCAAAGGCCCtggaaacaggaagtgatgtcatcaaaggtgccGGAACACTGCAGGATGTCCCGAGAATTGTTTGCAAGggactgagaaagacagttagaGCACCCTGTCACCCCCTGGTTGGAggtggaattgccattattcaggccatttagttgactcctactcacacgtgtgtgacagtgtatacTTTTTGATTTCATAGTTcctttggaccattttttctgccatatttgtttattattgggcGGCTCCATTTTGTACTCTCATCGTTAGGATTGCTCCCGAGTTGTTAGGGGTTTGACCTCAGAGGTTGCACGTTGCTTATGATACGATGGGAAAACATTTGCTTGCTTCCTTATAGAAGTTCATGGATTTctaaaacctttattttaaaaaccttttttgctTACACGATTCTCTCTCAGTATCgactttttgctttttaatcttttctcacaTTTTAATTTTGGTGACTTTAATTTGACACTTTTCTGCTTTTTGGCTATGTCTTTTTTCTCGTTACATAATAAAAACTTGTCAGCAAAGTTCAACAGATACTGCAAATGTGAGTAATCAACATTAAATTCCTTCTCGAAGATCCAGCCCCACTCTGTTCTCTTATTACagcaatgcacattttaaatgaAGATGACTGGTGCCTATATTTATGAAgcgtctcagagtaggaaaatgcTACAGAAATCTCAGAGTAACACAAATTGTGTCTTACTCTTAAGAAAaggaataaaagtattttaacaattttcctaatttagaaaACTATTCCTAACATCaccggggcctcatgcataacaccgtgcgtagaactaacactctaacatgacataagcacaaaagctgaaatgtgcttacgcacagaaaaatccagatgcaggaatctgtgcgttcgccagcttctgcgttcttccgctacataaatcagtcagcgtgaaaagtaacgctcgagCACacacctcctcccagaattatgcctttttgaatatgcaaatcaatataaatcgcccttaatctcagcattctgtgaaaagacaatgggaaaagcaagagggaaaatagaagaatttcagcgaataccaagtggaggcaaagaaaaacttactatttgttggtttaaaccgtggtataaacaacaaaagaaagttgatcgagtgacatagcgtgttggagaaactcgaaagctcaagttcacaaagtcgcacagtgcacacaataaaaaagaagttgtcagatatcaaagtcaccgtgaaaaggtgagttgtagcccaccgtctgagtgtcatatgaaagcttattagggtacagagaaaaaaaaggcacacagtggggaaaaagcacgaaatgtcaacttcattctcaaaatttccactttaatcacgtagtttattttgtcattaaagtagaacatcataaacttcatcttaaaatcgtttaattgaCCAGTTTCTGAAATCATattgtaagtaaagtagcacgttaaatgctttgttttgtatgtgatcttctatgtgctctatgtgtgtgaatcactacttgcttcttaaaccggctctcttcctccgacaggacacagaatccattacattcgtgatattacagccctctgaataactaaaatactgagatgtatacgtgatatcattttcatgatgatgagagttaaagcacgttattaaacatggtaacATGGTGGcccagtgattgtgtgcgaccttcgatgaaataatttattgcagcagtactcaggggcagctctaggctcatggcagccctgggcagagaaagaatcggtggcttcttcgcctgccaatgtcaatatggtatcttaagGACTACGTAATGGCCATGTcaattgcggacactgcatagccgcctcgtgctcatgacacaagcatttaacttttgctgaaatttgcagctgcgtttttagctctgtcgttattttctctttctgttttatattcaatatatattgatgtggcagcccctgggatttggcggccctgtgcaggtgcacagttttcacatgcctaaggccgcccctgcagtactgtctctttctttctccaagtaaccgatctccacacaatcagctctgtaatggacgttgagccatctgtaagcttataacgcctaTTCTTCAgatcttttaaggaacattgaaatatcttcgtagtacatgtttaattattctatccttcacgccagtcccagtgaagcatacagtgcgaggcaggaacaatcgtgagctgagcaccagatccttgctagcgtagcaacaccgtgtcctttaattattaacaatatagattatttaaatgaagctaaagttttatctgtataatataataaacatattttgctgcatttcatcttaaaaattatatcgtcatcatatgtaaatacactctttataaagtggctcagatggtgcaatattataactgtactgcaagtttacagtgaggtgattgtagaaataagtactaacagttctacaaggagccgttgatggactgattgagtgcatttagagttcttgggatgaaactgtttctgaaccgcaaggtctgtacaggaaaggtttgaagcgtttgtcatatgagaagcagttcaaatgtgaagcatggctgagacagcgtgtgcttcatggtgtataccgataattctctttccgatcagctacttcgagtggtgcagtgagagtaatatggaaaaagatgatccgctgtggcaacccctaacgggagcagctgaaagaagaagaagaaggtgcagtgaaagtaacaacgctaaagcagctacagtatttagaatagttcaatcattccatggaccattatattgttactggttaattacaatcagatgcattacactaatcaacaatatgcggttaatttcagtgtatttataaagccgcgtcaggaaaagaaaggataaccacacaggaacagtagcactgctttgacgcggGGTgtcggcagtctgcaaaaccaagcggaaaacttgcgtacgacagggtatgaggtaccgtggaaatgtgtgtggctttacgccaagtttaggttttatacattgcgatttgaacgtgaaaacattcttgcgcaacatttctgtgcgtacgcaccgtttatacatgacgcCCCAGGAGAGCTAGGAGCCACTAAACGATGGTTTTTAGGTAGAGATCGGCACACACATCCTGGGAAAGATAGAATGTTTCAGAAATGCTGGGCAAAAACAAACTCGAAAAAAGTTATCAATCTGATAAAAATggaatatttgtaacaaatcttgtacTTAATCTGATCACTCCGTTTATGGGGAGAAGCCATACTATGTCAtccaaaatgaaagtgttgggCCACAGGAAAAATTACACTTTGCAATTGTGAGCAgttgggtatgtcacaaccaacccATTTCCTCGAATTTCGCACCAAACTTTAAATGTCCTTACAATACGTGAGGTGACATGCAGATTATACATTCAGTAACTGTTACATTAAGAGGTGCTCTCTGTAGCCATAACGGCGGTAAGGTGACTCCTCTGTAGGTACAGCTGTCGATCATATATTGTCAGATAAATACGGCTTAGTGCAATATCCTACCTCATTATATTTTCCTTCTTCTCCATCTTATTCTGCtcctacttttattattatttattattattattattacctttgtgGTTATTATTAGTATCTGGGAGctacaaaacatcatcatgaATGGCAAATTGTGGCCAGGGGTGCAGTAAAATAATGacttcattcattttcagatGTGGCTTCCTACTTTTCACTAGGATTGGGCGTAGGAGACTTTATAACTACTGTACTTTTCATATCCTACTGTGAAGTAGGATGAATTCTTATCCTAGTATGGCTTATAGTGCAGTTCCTAAGAGAAACTGGTCTCAGACAGGTAGAGGAAATTAGGATAAGACATCACAGCAATAAAATTACATCCTGTAGTGTGGACGATGGGCCTTTCAGACTATCTATTGAGTTCAGAACACCGTGGATTTAGTAACTTGAATGAAGCGCCACTGTTTTCATGGACAGTAAAACTGAATCTGTGAATGTTTTATTACTTACTCAACACGCCTACAACAGCTGAGACCTGGCACAAGTCTTTTGATGCACTCTGTGTTAAGATTTGTATCTGATAGTTTAAGTTCTTGAAGTTCTCCACAACAGCTAATGACAGAGCTCAGCACGGCACAGTCCAGAGGAGATAACGTTGATCTGCTAAAGTTCATCTTTAAATCCTTCCCGATGGAATCCCCAATTAATTTCTTATTCTGAGTCTCATAGAGCCACTGACACACTCGCAGAGCTTCATTTTTATCTTCACCCTTTAGAGCCTGTTCAGCTTTTTTCTTCACCCACTCCAGGATCAGCTTTGCTGTCTTCCTGTCAAACTCCCCCAGGATTTTCTCCAGTGTTTTAAACACAGAAGGCTTGGTCAGTCCGGCTAGAAATCGAATAAGGATCTCAAACCGGCCATCTTTACAAGAGTCCAACTTCACAAGCAGATTCTTAACTCCCTCTGATGGATCAAGGAAGAAGGAGAAGGCAGCCATGAACTCCTGCAGTGTGAGATGGAAGAATGTGTACGTCGTGTGCTCTAAACTGCTTTCTCTCTGCAGTATTTCTTTAAGGAACCCAGATAGGAATGGAGAGGACAAGACTGGCTGGAGGCCAAAGGTGGACATCTCAGACTTGTCATAAAACACAAGAATCCTGTTGTCCACCCCATAATAAGCCAATTTTCCCAGTTTGACCAGAATCCCCCGCCAGTCCTCAGCTTCTCGCCTATGGTTGGTCAGGATGTTGTGAAGAAACATTACAAAGAGCTCAGTGACAGTTCTTGGGGCATTTCCACGCTCTTCTTCAGGTGTCATGAAGTGGCTTTTCAGCACAGAACAGATAATCCAGCAGTATGAGGGGTTGAAGCACATGGTGTAAAGAATGGCATTCTCTTCAACATACCGAAAAACCTCTGCACCCAAATCGGCATCATCAAAAAACTTCTTAAAGTACATCAACCTTTGAAAAGGGAAGAACCCCAAGATCTCTGCATATTGATCAACTCTGTCCATGTCCAGGACCTCCAGAGCTGTTGGTCTGCTTGTGATCAGGACTGAACAGCCCTTGAGTAATGTCCCACTGACCAGACTGGTCAACAGGACATGGACAGAAAAGAGCTCCTCTGGGTTTGAGCACACCTGTTTTTGTGTGAAGTCCAGTTTGTGTTTGTACTCATCCAGGCCATCGAATATAAAGAGGAGAGATTCGGGTTTACTCAGGATTTTTATCAGTTTCTGGTCATTGAGATATTTATGGTGCCTCACAATCAGCCTGGTCAGAGGCATCTGTGGCTCATTCTTGTTGTCTAGGAGGTTAAGATCCCTGAATTTAAACATGAACACAAATGCAAACCTCTGGTACTGAGCACCTCTGGACCAGTCAAACATGATCTTCTGGACCATAGTGGTCTTTCCAATTCCAGCCACTCCACTGACCACTACAATGTGAGGGGGACTCTCACTTCCAGGACTCCTTCTAAAGAGTTGCTCAGTCCAGATCCGCTCACATTTCTCCTTTACCCGCTCCTCCACCATCTCTGCATGAGTCCTCCCAATTTCTAGAAGTTCATGGTGAGTTTCACTGTAGGTTCTTCTGTACTTATTAATGACCACCAGCTCAGTGTATCGTGTCTCAAAGCCCACAGCTCTGGCACTTGGTTCTGTGGAGGAAGAGGACTGATCATCCAGTGTTTTTGTGGATTCATACACGGTGACTTTGTGCGTCTCATGGAGGCCTGAAAGACATAATGAGAACAATTGGAAAAAGCTAGGAATGGAGGAGCTGCTGACCAGAGACATAAGACAAGTGGGTTACCTTTAATATGAGTGTGAATGTAATGGGGCTGTTGATTGGCCTGAATCTCCTTCAAGACATCTGGTCCTGGAATGCAAGGAATAAAGATAAAGATGACTAAGCAGTAAGAGGAGAGAAGAACACAATAATTAGGAAATCAAAGAGAGATATACTAAAgaataacaaaattttaaaacacaaatttgaAAACATTGACTCATTCTATAAGGAGTGGTCCTATTGTGTCTTGCTATATGGAGAGAAGGAGCAAATAGAAAGAAACGTTTGAAGAATAAATGAGGAATGTGTGCACACAGATTAGCAATTAGTTGTTCTGTTGAGGAAGACTCAGGAACAGAACAAATCCAGAAAAGCATGTGCATCAGGCAAGGTGATACTCAATGCCAAAGGACTTGATCTAACATGGAAGCACAGTAGAATGAGCTTCACCATCTCATCAGCCAGGCAAGTAACAGTTTACAAGGTTTAAGGTCATCAAGCGATGCCCACTCAGTTCCTTGCAGAGGTCTCAGGGTCTGATTCAGCTTTCTTCTACAACAGAGACAGGAAGAGCTCAAAATTGTTTGTAGAATCAAATAGAGCCTTGAAGGATAATGGGAATATCAAAGAAAGAATGGTTATTAGAAAGAATGCTTGAAGCTCAACACGGGTGCctctagaagaagaagaacttgCTTCTGTATTTGGAAATTCAGAAGGCTGAACAACAATTTTCTCAGCAATCTCTGAATGTTTtgggaaaataaaactaaacatagacatgccaaatcaatatgcagacaataattcagatttccatactggatcgctCGAGTCCTTTGTTAACAATGGCcatcaccagtactgttagccatcAAGGTGCTGgcgaaaattgggctactgttggtcgaagaaggagaagaagagggggaaagTGTGTTCGGAGACTggagaggaaggtaaagagagtggaagtgaggataagaactttgaatgttggcagtatgactggtaaggggagagagttagctgatatgataaagaaaaggaaggctgatatattgtgcatgcaagagactaaatggaaggggagtaaggccaggtggattggaggcagattcaaattgttctatcatggtgtggatgggaggagaaatggggtaggagttattc
Proteins encoded in this window:
- the LOC120534649 gene encoding NACHT, LRR and PYD domains-containing protein 3-like, with product MVEERVKEKCERIWTEQLFRRSPGSESPPHIVVVSGVAGIGKTTMVQKIMFDWSRGAQYQRFAFVFMFKFRDLNLLDNKNEPQMPLTRLIVRHHKYLNDQKLIKILSKPESLLFIFDGLDEYKHKLDFTQKQVCSNPEELFSVHVLLTSLVSGTLLKGCSVLITSRPTALEVLDMDRVDQYAEILGFFPFQRLMYFKKFFDDADLGAEVFRYVEENAILYTMCFNPSYCWIICSVLKSHFMTPEEERGNAPRTVTELFVMFLHNILTNHRREAEDWRGILVKLGKLAYYGVDNRILVFYDKSEMSTFGLQPVLSSPFLSGFLKEILQRESSLEHTTYTFFHLTLQEFMAAFSFFLDPSEGVKNLLVKLDSCKDGRFEILIRFLAGLTKPSVFKTLEKILGEFDRKTAKLILEWVKKKAEQALKGEDKNEALRVCQWLYETQNKKLIGDSIGKDLKMNFSRSTLSPLDCAVLSSVISCCGELQELKLSDTNLNTECIKRLVPGLSCCRRVDLRLCHLTPDCCLALALALSAEASHLTEMELRNNNLGNSGVSLLCEGLKSRNCKLEKLGLRNCSLTSGYCSALSSAVFADHLLLTELELGLNKLQDSGVHLLCKELRNHNCKLKKLDLDSCGLTSGCLAALSSALFTEHSQLTELWLGENKLEDSGVHLLCEGMKSANCKVEELRLFHCGLTSGCCAALSSALSAEHSHLTELDLRWNNLQDSGVCQLCEGLRSRNCKLQKLRLYQCGLTSGCCSALSLAFSAEHSHLTELDLSKNNLEDSGVCLLCEGLKNKNCKLEKLGVDGNGISEKQKKKLKALEEKLNRSGWRVTISTA